The Phragmites australis chromosome 15, lpPhrAust1.1, whole genome shotgun sequence genome window below encodes:
- the LOC133892142 gene encoding extensin-like, whose amino-acid sequence MPCADFLTSTSVSAPPSACCDGLKSVVSDAPICICHFINGDFSKLLPAPMRRLRMMQLPRMCGVALPRDTLRKCIRGPVPPMNPPSSTPPAIPVATPPESPMTPPPTPVAMPPKSASTPPTTVVTPPESPLTPPTPVPMPPESPSTPPPTPIATPPESPSTPPAPVAMPPESPSTPPPIPVATPPESPSTPPPAPVATPSESPSTPPAPMATPPESPSTPPPTPVATPPKSPSTPPPTPVATPPESPSTPPAPVTTPQESPSIPPPAPVATPPESPSMSPPSTPPVTTPLASP is encoded by the exons ATGCCTTGCGCGGACTTCCTCACCAGCACCAGCGTGTCGGCGCCTCCAAGCGCGTGTTGTGACGGACTCAAGTCGGTCGTAAGCGATGCGCCGATCTGCATCTGCCACTTCATTAACGGCGACTTCAGCAAGCTTCTGCCGGCGCCCATGAGACGCCTGCGCATGATGCAACTCCCGCGCATGTGTGGCGTCGCCTTACCACGTGACACACTTCGCAAGTGCATCA GGGGACCTGTGCCGCCCATGAACCCTCCATCGTCGACTCCACCAGCGATACCAGTGGCAACGCCGCCAGAATCACCGATGACTCCTCCACCAACACCAGTGGCAATGCCGCCGAAATCAGCATCGACTCCACCGACAACAGTGGTAACACCACCCGAATCACCATTGACTCCTCCAACACCAGTGCCAATGCCGCCAGAATCACCATCGACTCCTCCACCGACACCAATAGCAACGCCACCGGAATCACCATCGACTCCACCCGCACCAGTGGCAATGCCGCCGGAATCACCATCGACTCCACCACCGATACCAGTGGCAACGCCGCCGGAATCACCATCGACTCCACCACCTGCACCAGTGGCAACGCCGTCGGAATCACCATCGACTCCACCCGCACCAATGGCAACACCGCCGGAATCACCATCTACTCCACCACCGACACCAGTGGCAACGCCACCGAAATCACCATCAACTCCACCACCTACACCAGTGGCAACGCCACCGGAATCACCATCGACTCCACCAGCACCAGTGACAACGCCGCAGGAATCACCATCGATTCCACCACCGGCACCAGTGGCAACGCCTCCGGAATCGCCATCCATGTCTCCACCGTCAACACCACCGGTGACAACGCCACTGGCATCACCGTAG